TCTACCCACCGGCATCACTGGTTATTTCGGCTTCGAACAACTCTATATTGGGCCGTCAGCCGACCGCTGCTCGCCGGGATGGCGGAATTGGTAGACGCAACGGACTCAAGGATGGGTCTCCCGGGGGGAAACGCCCGGGTAACAAAGGAATCAAACTCGGTGAACCCTTACCGGCTTCTGTCGCTGGCAACGCCGAGCCAAGCCCCTCCCGAGGGGAAGGTGTAGAGGCCAGACGGTTCCTGCCTACATCGGTCTTCCGACATGGTAAAGGCATGGTCCAGACCACAAACTCTTGCGAGGCCGCGAAAGCGGTAGTGGTACGTAAAATCCGTTGGGGCATATGTCCCGTGCGGGTTCGAGCCCCGCTCCCGGTACCGAAGGGGTGCCTTCCTCGTGAAGGTACCCCTTCCTTGTGACACACTCTTGTCACAAGCCCGCGCCTACGTTGGCGCAACTTTCCCGAGGTCCGCTTTGCAGGAGACACTTCACGTCAACCTGTCGATGAACAAGGAGGTCACCCGAATCGACCAGCCATGCACCATCCGGCTGTGTTTTGATGGGGACGGCACTGCCTGCGTACGCATCATCAAGCAGAACGGAGATGTGGTAGAGATTCCCGTCTTCCGGTCCATCAATTTCGCGAAGGAGCTCGTGGTGTGAGCCGACGGCCGCAAATCGCGCATTTTGCGCTCTGGCCCGTACTCATGAGTGGAACCGGGACGGCCGCATCCGTTGAAAGGCGTCCCGCTCACCCCTCGGTCCCCATGCGCGCTCTTCTGATTTTCCTCGTCGCCGGCCTGGCGGTTGGATGCACATCCAACACGGAGGGCAACCTGCCCGAACAGGGCACGATCGTGGAATACAAGGACGCCCCGGACGAGCGGTATCAGGTCACATGGGCCGGCATCTCGGACTATGACCAGGGCGCCTGCGAGGTGAATGTGCCCTGCGTGCACCTGCGACACACCGGCAGTGCCGCCACCCGCACTGAAGTGGCCGTCACCCTCGCCGAATACAACCAGCAGTTCCGCGAATTGAAGTGACCGGTGGCCCGGTCCAACCTGGTCAAGGGACTCTTCGCCCGCCGGGCGGAAAGAGCCGCAGTCAAGCGCTTTGCCCGCTGTGAGCAGCGTACGGGCGATGTACTTGCGATAGCCCCCACCCTGCGGACCCAGGCGCAAGGCGCCCTGGTCGATATTGCGCGATCCCCGGAGGCAACCCTGGAGCGCCGAGTAGCCGCCATGCTCGAGCTCACCGAGCGCACGCTCGGCATGCGCCCCTACCCGGTCCAGATCGCCGCAGGCCTGGCCCTCCTCGAAGGCCACATGGTGCAGATGGACACGGGCGAAGGAAAGACGCTGGCCGCGGTCATCCCTGCCGCCCTCCTGGCCATGGAACATGGCGCCACCCATGTGCTCACGTTCAACACCTATCTGGCCGAGCGTGACGCGGCGTGGATGGGCGCCTTTTACCGTGCACTCGGACTGACGGTCGGTGCGGTCTCCGGCGACCCCGATGCCCGCCGACATGCCTACGCCTGCGACATCACGTACGCCACCGCGAAAGAAGCGTGCTTCGACCTGCTCAGAGACCATCGAGCCTTCTCCCAGGCGGAACGTCTGCACCGCCCACTGCGCGCGGCCATCGTGGACGAAGCCGACTCCATCCTGATTGACGAGGCGAGGATTCCGCTGGTCCTGGCCGCCGATCGCGAACGCTCGGGCACGGATCCGGCGCGCATCGCCCGACTGGTCGCTGACCTGGAACCCGGCAGCCACTACGAGCAGGATGCCACCGCGATGACCGTAGACCTCACGGACCGGGGGCTGCAGCATCTGGAACGACAACTGGGCATCGACAGCCTGCACGATCCGTCGCGCTACCTGCTGCTCACCGAGCTGAATCAGGCCCTGCACGCCGCAGCGCTGCTCACCCGGGATGAAGACTACATCGTGCGCGATGCACGCATTGAGATTGTGGATCCCCTGACCGGACGTGTCGTGCCGGATCGGCGATGGCCAGACGGCCTGCAGGCTGCCGTCGAAGCCAAGGAGGGCGTACCGATTCAGCCCGGTGGCCGCATCCTGGAGCGGATCACCATGCAGCATTTTCTCGAGCACTATCCCGCGCGCGCCGGCATGACGGCAACGGCCGTCGATGCGGCCGAGGAATTCGAGGAGGGCTACGGGATGCCGGTCGTCGTGGTGCCACCGCATCGCCCGAGCGGACGGGATGACCTGGTCGATTCGATTTTTGCCACAACCGGGGCCAAGGAGCGGGCCCTGGCAGACCGGGTCCACGCCATGACCCGTCGCGAACGACCGGTGCTCGTGGGCACGGCCTCCGTGGCCGAGTCGGAGCGCATTCAAACGCTGCTGAGGGACCGCGGCACGGACTGCGCCGTGCTCAATGCCCGCAATGACCGCGAAGAGGCCGCGATCATCGCCGACGCCGGTCTGCCCGGCAGGGTGACGGTCTCGACCAACATGGCGGGTCGCGGCACGGACATTCGCCTGGGTGGACACGATGAGGCCTTGAGGGAACAGGTTGTGCGGGCGGGCGGCCTGCATGTCATCGGAACTACTCGACACGAATCCAGACGAATCGATCGCCAGCTCCGCGGCCGCGCCGGCCGCCAGGGAGACCCGGGAAGCAGCGAATTCCTCATTTGTCTCGAGGACGCCATGATGGAGCGATTCGAGATCGACGAACTGGTGCCGAAACAGCTGCGGTCGACCCTGCAGCGCACGCGCCTGCAACACCCCATGGTGCAGCGGGAGGTAGACCGCGTTCAACGCATCGCAGACTCCCGAAACCGGGAAATCCGCGGAACGACTGCCCGATACTCTGCAGTCCTGGAGCAGCAGCGCAAACAGGCGTCCCGGATTCGGGAGCCGTTCGTGCACGAAGCGCCTGAGCCCATCGGCCGCCTGACCGCAGAACACACGAGGCGGCTCTACCTGGACACGTTCGATACGCTCTGGGCGGACCATCTGGCCCTGGCAGCCGACATTGAAGAAGGCGTGCACCTGGTTCGGCTCGGGGGTCTGGATCCTCTGCGCGAATACAACAAGCAACTGGCGGAGGCATTCCGTGATTTCGAAGAGCGCCTGCACCAGGAGGTCGCCGAGCGGGCCGCAAGGGCTGCGCAGGATCCGCCGCCGGGCCCCGGCTCGACGTGGGCCTATCTGGTCAGCGATCGAGCCGGGTCACCGCTGCAAAACATGTTGTTCGGATCGGGCGCGGGTGCGATCTCGGCTGTCGGAGCGGCGATGTTGTGGCCGGTGCTCATGATGTGGGGCTGGCGGGAGCGTCGGCGCCGGCGGGACTGAGCGTGGTGGACCCCCGCCCCGCTCGACGACAAATCCCCGGCGACGCTCGACGACGGACCGGCCCGCCACACTCAACGACGGATCCCCCGCCCCACAGACCGGTTCTCTGCCGCGATGAGCCCCGAAAACACCACTGAGGCCCTGCTAGATGTAGCGCGGGAATTCGCCTCCCGCGCCCACGTGCCCTACTCCCGCCGTGCGGCTTCCGCGGCCGTGCTTCTCCCGGACGGGGGGATTGTCGCGGGCGTTCGGGTGGAGAGCGCCTCGTTCCCGCTCACAATCCCGGCCGCGTTGAACGCCGTCACGACGGCCGTCGCCATGGGCCATCGGGAACTGGTGGCTCTCGCCGTGGCCGGACCCGTGCCCGCATCGACGACCGCCCTGGCATCCGGCTTCGGCCTCCTGCCTGCCGGGGATCGGTTCTGGTGCTGGAACGGAGCCGTGCCCACACCACGGGACGTGCGCAGCCCGTTCATTGTGCAGGCGAACGGTGACATGATCGCGCTCGCCCGCGAGGCCGCGCGCAGGGCGCATATCCCGGAATCCGAGTTCCCTGTCGGCGCGGTATTGCGTACGCGCGACGGCCGACTCATCCCGGGCTGCAACGTGGAACACCCCGATTGGACGTGCATTCTCTGCGCCGAGCGCAACGCTCTGGGCACCGCAGTTACGTACGATGCCCTCCCCGCCGAAATGCTGGCGCTGAGTTGCCCGACGGCGCCCGATGCATCACCCTGCGGTGCCTGTCGCCAGTTGATATTTGAGCTGATCCGGGACGCGACCATCACGATCGACCGGGGCGCCAAACCCGCCGAACGTATATCGC
The sequence above is a segment of the Rhodothermales bacterium genome. Coding sequences within it:
- a CDS encoding cytidine deaminase, translating into MSPENTTEALLDVAREFASRAHVPYSRRAASAAVLLPDGGIVAGVRVESASFPLTIPAALNAVTTAVAMGHRELVALAVAGPVPASTTALASGFGLLPAGDRFWCWNGAVPTPRDVRSPFIVQANGDMIALAREAARRAHIPESEFPVGAVLRTRDGRLIPGCNVEHPDWTCILCAERNALGTAVTYDALPAEMLALSCPTAPDASPCGACRQLIFELIRDATITIDRGAKPAERISPSSLLPGAFSGSALSS